In Camelus bactrianus isolate YW-2024 breed Bactrian camel chromosome 28, ASM4877302v1, whole genome shotgun sequence, the DNA window TCTGTGGTCACGTTCCCCAGGTCGGATGTGGCCTTGGTGGCCATGAGAAGTGTCATCTGTAGTCATAGTCCCCAGGTCAGATATGGCCTTGGTGGCCAGTGCAGAGTGAGAGGACTGGGCCGTTTCCATtgctgtgttgttttgttttatttagttcttGTTCATGTTGAGAGGTTGGATGAGCAGGGGACTGGGGCTCCAGGCATGTTTAAAAGCAAAAAGGATGAGAATGGATCTCTGAGTAGTGATTTGGACGTGGTTTCCAAGTCTAGATTGGAGGCCTTTTGAGAGTAAGAGGCCTGGCCAAAGGCCCCTCTCCTTTCACGGGAGGTAAAGGCAGGTGGTCCCCGTGTAAGTTTACCTCCTTCATGGGTCTCAAGGCAGAATTCATGCAGAAGAGAGATCACAGGCCATCCCTCTCCCCTGGCCAAGTCCCTCTCTGGTGACCCTGCTCTAGAAGGCCGTGACTGGGAGCTGGGCAGTGAGCATGGTCTCACACTCGGCAGCCAGGGCCAGTCCCCAGGACCCTGCCCTCCTTCTCCTGAGATGGAAACGAACTCTCCTGGGTGGTGGGAGATGCCAGTGGGCGCCTGGCAGGTGCAGGAGGTACAGGGAGGCTTGTTGGGCTGCTGGTCTAGGAAAGAGGCAGTCACACAAGAGAAGGGAGACCAGCTGTCAGAGAATTAGGCAGCGACAGTCAACCTCTGCCTTTACCTCCACTGACCGCCTGCTGCGGGGAGCCctgggctgctgtggacagctCAGAGCTCAAGGCCTTGGAGGATGGGTAGGAGACATCCACAGGGCACCCCACCCAGCGCAGGAAAAGCCAGTCTCCCAGGGGAGAGGGCCCAATACTACCCACCCCCTCTCAGACCCCCAGGGCTGGGACTCACCAGGGTGATCCAGAAAGTCCCACTGCCATGTGCACCGATCACATAGAGAAAGAGCAGGAGAGTGGTGGTTACGAAGCAGAACACAGACACGAACATCACCCAGCCCTGGACCAGGGGGATGGGCACCAGAGAGGAAGAGATCAGGATCCACACGAGACCCCCAAACacctgcagagggagggagagaagaggtgaGCGTCAGACCAGGGGAGCCCGTGCCCAGGAAGGGCCAGACAAAGAGGCTGTGCTGGGGCACCAGGGGCCCTTTGCAAATACGAATtcagttaatcctcacagcaTCGCTCTGAGTGTGGCGGTGATCCATTTgtgagatgggaaaactgaggcacatttaAGTTAGAAACTCGTCATCCCAAGAAAGAACTTATGCCATCCAGTTTTATCATTAGAACAGCAAATGAGATTATATCCTTCCTAGTATTTTTGCTGTAAAAATAtcctttcttttataaaatggtaGTGACCAGCAGTTACTTTTGGTTTTTACTTGGCAAAACAAATTAGCCACACTATGTTATTTACATTAAATAAACTTGACCCCTAAAGCCCCAAGTTCAGGAAGTGCTCTGACtactggaggcagggctggagtggGGAGGGCCCAGGCCAACATGGTCTCCTTGGATGGCCTAGGACGGGCATGAGAGAGCACTGCCCCCATCGTTAACCAGAAGCCAGCCCAGCTGGTGTGCACAGGGTCAGTGAGCCCCATGTTTTCA includes these proteins:
- the LOC105072158 gene encoding myelin and lymphocyte protein isoform X1 yields the protein MPPSAASGGSSLPSGFAVFTTFPDLLFVFEFVFGGLVWILISSSLVPIPLVQGWVMFVSVFCFVTTTLLLFLYVIGAHGSGTFWITLTSSPTSLPVPPAPARRPLASPTTQESSFPSQEKEGRVLGTGPGCRV